The following DNA comes from Ornithobacterium rhinotracheale DSM 15997.
TTTCTAACATCGTTTCCTTTGTCGTCTGATTGTGTTGCTTGATAAATCGGTGCTACAAGGAAGTTCTCGCCACACAAAAATTGATATTCAGTCGCTTTACCGAGCGTGTATGGATTGGGCTCGGCAAGAAGCATTGCACGCACAATTGGATCTCCATCTACTGCCTCATTTGCCACACTATAAATGTATGGCATTAATTCAGATTTTAATTTTAAATAATTTCTATTAATTGAAGTCGTAGGCTCTCCCAAAATGTGTGGATATTTAGGATTTGCACCCCAGCCATCCATGTTCAGCTGCATAGGTGTAAAGGTTTTCCATTGGAAATCACGAATATTCACAATTGGATTTTTACCTCCAAAGATTCCGTCCATATCCGATGAAATATTGGGCTGACCAGATAATCCACTACCTAAGTAGGTAGGTATATGGAATCGGATATATTCCCAGTTTCCGCCTGTTTGGTCTCCCGACCAAATTCCTGCATAGTGCTGTGTGCCAGCCCAGCCATCTAACGAAATAATGAAAGGACGAGCATCGTTTCCGTATTTAGGCATAATTTCGGCGACATCTTGCACGCCATTTAGCCCAAAAGAATATCCTGCTCCCACCCAAGCCACATCGGTCTTGAGCACTCGCACGCCTGCATCTTTCACTTCCTTGATAATGTCTCGCTGCAAGAGTGCCTCAATACCTTTTTTCGGGTGTAAATCAGACTGTGTCCAAAGCCCCACCTCTACGCCATGCTTATTGGCATACTCAGTAAATTGCTTTAAATTCTGAATATTCCCTTCCAGCGTATTGGTTTGCCCATATCCTGCACCATAACCATCGTTGGGCAAAATCCACCCCAGTGGCATATCGTAACGGCTGTAACGATCGACCACGGCACGCGCCGAAAATTGATAATTATTTTTTTCTCCGTTCAAGGATTCTTTGATGCCACCATTGTCCTTTTGGCTTTCTTTGTACTTTTTGCCATCTTCAAACAAAATTCCCTTAGGGTCTTCTTTCCAATAATCTCGGTTATAAGCATTTAAATGCCCTTGATAAAATCCAAATTTTGGTAACAAAACAGGATTTCCCGTTAATTGATAATAGTCGTTTAAAAGCCCCACTGGCGTTTCGCTCACCATGAAGAACACATCGGCATAGTTTGTATCGTGTTGCAATTTTACCACACCGCTGTTTCGGGTACCAAAATCGTATTTACCTTTTTTGAAAGTGTACCACATAAATCCGTAGCCCTCCGTAGACCAATAAAAAGGCTTAGGCGAAGCCACGCCGCCATCTGTCCAGCTGTTTTCGTTTACAATGTTGATGGCTCTGCCTTTATGCGAAAATCGTCCGTTTTGCACGCCGCCGCCATAGAAATACTCGTTTGGCCGTTCTTTTAAAGTAATAACTACACGATTTTTTTGAAATTCAACAGGCGAAGCTTCTTTTACCACCCATTGGTTATTTTTCTTATTTTTTATGCTAAATAATCCCGATTTTTTATCAAAAACCACAGCAATTACATCTGTATCTATAGTAATATTGCTGCCGCTTTCGTTTAAGGATAAATTTTGTACTTTTTTGCGGGCATTTGGGATTAAGATTTCTGCCTCTGGCTTGGCTTGTGGCTTTCGGAACGAATTGCCCGAAGGGTCTAGAAAATACCTAAAAATATTGTTTCCATAGAAATCTAAAAGAATCTTTTGCTGATTTTGCAAAATGATTTCTACTGTGGTAGCATTCAATTTTTTTGCACCCACAATGGGCGAGCTTTTTACTCCGAGTTCACTTGTGGAACTAGTTTGTTGCGCTTCGGTCATCGTGGGAGTTGCCACAAACCCAACTACCGAAAGGGCAAACAAGGCAATTTTGTTTGTTTTCATTTATAAAATTATTTATTAAAAAATCGATTAAAAATAAATTTCAGACTAATTTACAAAAAAATCATAATTAGCCACAATTTATCCATAAAAAAAGCCACCCATCAAATTGACGAATGGCTTTAATTCTTAAAATCAATAAACTACATTTTCTTAAATGCCTTATTTATTACACATTATAAATAGGCGCTGTTTTGTCCAAAACTTCTTTTAATTCTTTGGCTGCGTTGTAATACCGAATATTATCTATATCCTCTGGATCCTCTTCATAATATTCTTTCTGTTTCTCATAATAATCGTTCATAAAATCTTGATAATTACTATCATTGCAAAGCCTTAATATAACAGCCTTTTTCATTGGGGCAAATTGACCTAAAATATCCCATAATTCCTCCTCTGTTTTGTCTTTTATATATTCGTACAATACCGTTAAATCTTTCCATTTTTCAAAAAAGGGAAGGGCTTCAAACTTTAATATAGCGCTAATTTTTTCTTTAACCTCATTTATAGTTGTTTCATTTATCAAGCACCCCTTGTTATAAGATATATTTCTACTAAAATCATACATTATATTAAAAGAATTTCTTACTCCTTTAATTGTTTCCAATCCTTGTAACTTGTTTTTGAACAATATAGGCTGTATTATCTCTTCTAAAAAAATATAATGTAACCAATATTTTGTATTAAAAATTTTTATTTCATTATTTTTTTCCTCCAAAAACCAACTGAACCCAAAATATCTACCATGATCTTTTTTCAAAAAAATAATACTATCGTCTATACTTATATGGTCAAAATGGTTTAAGTATTTTTTCACACCATCTACAATATATCTATTACACTCAATTATTTCCATATTCTTAATCTTTAAAATTAATATCGTTCATTTTGAAAGGAGGTATTTTTATATTATCTCCATCGCTAATTATCTTATATACATCCTCTCGGTGGATTCGGACATTTGTATTACCCTGAAATTCTTTTGGCAATTTGGAGTCTATTGTCCTCACCTCAAATTCTATAAATTTTTTATTAGGATTGTCTCTAAAAACATTTATCAGCTCGCTTTTCTGGTTTGGTGTCCAAGGGGAAGTTTTACTTAACTTACTATCGCTTATAATCGCTCTAAAATAAGTTCTCCCTCTATTGTCTCTAACCTGTTTCAAAAATAATTCATCGGCAAGAAAAAAGCAATTTTGCAAAACAAAAAAAAGCCGTTCGAAAAAATCGAACGGCTTTAACTTTTGTCGGGGTGGCAGGATTCGAACCTGCGACCTCCTGGTCCCAAACCAGGCGCGATAACCGGGCTACGCTACACCCCGAACAAAAAACCTTAACAATAAAATAACCCTAAAAAAAACCACTTTAACAGTGGCCTCAATTGTGATCACGGCAGGATTCGAACCTGCGACCGATTGCTTAGAAGGCAATTGCTCTATCCAACTGAGCTACGTGACCGCTTTTTTTAAACTTGTCGGGGTGGCAGGATTCGAACCTGCGACCTCCTGGTCCCAAACCAGGCGCGATAACCGGGCTACGCTACACCCCGAGGCTGCGGAGAGACTGGGACTCGAACCCAGGCGACGGTTTCCCGCCGACAGATTAGCAATCTGCTCCGTTACCACTCCGGCACCTCTCCTTTCGCTTTACTAAATAACTTTAAGCCTTTAGTCTCAAAAGCGGTTGCAAATATATAACTCATTTTTTATTTTCCAAAAAATTATCGCTTTTTTTTGCAAATATTTTTCAGCAAAAACATTTAATCATTTAGTAATCAAAAAGAAACAAAATATCATTTTTTATCATCACTGGCAAATAAGTATATTTATCTTATCTTTGATTTAATTTCTAGATTTTTATTCTTTACTTCTTTTTATATTTAAAAACATCGTATATTTGTTTAACTTAATCAAAGAAAAAACACAATGAATAAAGAATTAATAGGTACAGGTGTAGCACTTGTAACTCCGTTTTTAGACAACGGCGAAGTGGATTATCAAGGATTGGAAAGTCTAGTAAATCACGCCATCGATGGCGGGGTGGAATACCTTGTTGTGATGGGGACTACGGCAGAGGCTGCTACTTTGACCAAGGAAGAAAAAACGGAAGCTATTGCCTGCATCAATAGAGCAAATAATGGTCGTGTGCCGATGGTGCTCGGTATTGGAGGAAACAATACAAGAGAAGTGATCAAACAGATAGAATCTACGGATTTAACTGATTACACAGCAATTTTATCGGTTTCGCCTTATTATAATAAGCCTACGCAAGAGGGAATTTACCAACATTTTAAAAGCATTGCGGAATCTACCGAAAAAGACATCATTTTATACAATGTCCCAGGAAGAACGGGCTCAAACATCGAGCCTGCAACTACGATTCGCTTAGCAAACGATTTTGAAAATGTGGTAGCCATTAAAGAGGCTTCGCCAAGCTATAGCCAGTCGGCAAGTTTACTTTTAAATAAGCCTAAAGACTTTTTGGTGCTTTCTGGCGATGATGAGTATGCTCTCCCGATGACTTTGGCAGGTGGCTCGGGCGTAATTTCGGTTATTGGGCAGGCGATGGGCGAATATACGCAAATGATTCGCCACGCACTTAATCGTGAAGTGGATCAAGCTTATGAAATTTTCTACAAACTTTTGCCACTTACGCGTGCTATTTACAAAGAAGGAAATCCTGCGGGAATCAAAGCTACTTTGGAACATTTGAACATCTGCGACAGAAACACCCGTTTGCCACTAATAAAAGCAAGCCAACAGCTTTCTGATGAAATTAAAAGTTATTTATAAACAAAATACTTTCAGAACAAAGAATCCTTGGTGAATTTTCGTCAAGGATTTTTTTTATTTAATAAAATTCAATACCTTTAGTGACTGATTGAGTATTAATCTTTCAGTATTTATATAGATTCTTCTAACAGAAATAGGATTATTTATCATGGATTACATCAAAATAAAAGGTTTTAAATCAATAAAAGACACATATATAGAAATAGCGCCTATTAATATATTAATAGGCGCAAACGGTAGTGGTAAAAGTAACTTCATATCATTTTTCGATTTTATACACGCAATCTATAATCTCAAATTAAATGAATACACTGCGTTAAAAGGTGGTGGAGACAAAATTCTTCATAAAGGAAAAAAAATAACAAATGAACTTTCATTTAAAATTGAATTCGATTCTGGTAACAATGGATATGAAGTTAATATGAAATTTGGTGATGATGGATTTGTCATAACAAGAGAAAATTTAATTTACAAACAAGATAATTGGATTATTTCTACATCTAGCAATGAAACAAAGTTGAAATACTCTACAATTTTTAGAGCTAAATATATCAAAAATTATTTAAACGGATTTAGAAGGTATCATTTTCATGACACAGGAAAAAACTCACCTTTTTCAAATTACAGTAATATTGAAAATGATTCATACTTTTTCTATACAGATGGTTCAAATATTGGAGCTTTTCTATATAAAATCTTAAATGAGGATAAAAGTACATATAAAAAAATTATTAAAAACATAAAATCTATTGCTCCATATTTTTCTGATTTCTATCTAGTTCCAAATAAAGAAAAAAACATAAGATTACAATGGAATGATATTTATAGTGATACTATATATGGTGCTAATGATTTTTCTGATGGTACTCTGAGGTATATAGCTCTTTCAATTTTATTTCTCCAACCCAATCTCCCCCACACAATTATTATTGATGAGCCTGAATTAGGATTACATCCCACAGCTATATCAAAATTATCAGGTATGATAAAAATAGCAGCGTCCAAAAATTGTCAGATAATCATTGCTACCCAATCTGCCGACTTAATTAAGTACTTTAATCCAGAAAATATCATAAAAGTAGATCAAGAAAACGGAGAAAGTAATTTCAAAAGACTGAGCAATGAAGAACTTAAGATTTGGCTTGAAAATTACACCTTAGATGATTTGTGGAAAAGAAATTTAATTCAAGGCGGACAAGTAAATTATTTTTAAAAAATGAAAAGAATTTTAATAATATGTGAGGGGCAGACAGAATTAGAGTTTTGTAATAAGATTATTTATAGATACTTAATAAAACATGATATTTTCGTATCATCGACAATTATTGGAAAATCTGGAGGTATTGTTGTTTGGGAGACTTTGAAAAATCAAATCGAAAAATTTTTATTTAACGATACTAATATTTACGTAACAACATTAATAGACTTTTACGGAATACATTCTAATCATAAATTTCCAAATTGGGAAAAAATAGAGATTATCAATAACAAGTTTGAATTTGTTAGACTCATCGAACAAGGAATGAAAGAAAATATTGATATAAAAATTCAAAATCGCTTTGTCCCATATATACAACTTCATGAATTTGAAGCTTTGTTATTTATTGATATTAAATACTTTGAGAATATCTTTACGGATGATGAGTTAATTGGGGAAAATGTAATTAAACATTTGATAGAAACAAATAATAACCCCGAAACGATTAACAATAAAAAAGAAACATCTCCTAGCCACCTACTATTAAATCATATTAAAGGCTATAACAAAGTAGTATATGGCAATATTTTAGCCGAAGAAATTGGGATAGAAAATATCACAAAAAAAGCTATTAGGTTCAATTCTTGGATAAATAAATTAATCAATATTTTTTCTGACAACGTACTATTCTAAAAGTCGTAATGGCTATTTTTTTATATTTTTGCAAGGAATGAATTTTTAGAATTAAATGAAGAATTATTGGAAAAAGAGCCTTTTTATACTTGGAGCTCTCAGCATTGTTTCATGTACTACAACTAAGCATGTAAAAGTGGTAAAAACCATTACCAAAACTGATACTATTTATGTAAATCCATTTAAAGATGTAGATGTAAATAATTATGTTGTCGCAAAACCAGAGGGCTACACCATCAACAACGACTACTACCCTGCCGTGAGTCAAGATTTTAGACAAAAATTTTTGATTTTACATTACACGGCACTTGACACGCCAAAATCACTTATGGTTTTGAGCGAAAGAAATGTGAGCGTGCACTATGTGGTAAACGACTATGATGACAACCAGATCAATGCACTTGTGAGCGAAAACAAACGCGCTTGGCATGCGGGCGTGAGCTACTGGGGCGGGCGTACTAATTTAAACGATTCTTCCATCGGGATAGAAATCGTAAACATGGGGAACACTTATGGAGAGTATCAGGATTTTCCAGATTACCAAATCAAAAAAGTAGGTGCCCTTGCCAAGGATATTGTGAGCCGTTACAACATCGATCCCACCCATGTTTTGGGACACGAAGATATTGCGCCACAGCGAAAACCAGATCCAGGACCTAAATTCCCTTGGAAAAGACTGTATGATGAGTATGGCGTGGGAGCTTGGTACGATGAACCTACCAAAATATTCTATATGAATCAATTTCCTGAGGCACAAAAAGATGACATGAATTTCATTGCAGATTTTCAGAAAGATTTAGCCACTTATGGCTATGAAATCTCACCTCTTGGCTACTGGGACGAAAAATCGAAAAAAGTGGTAAAAGCCTTTCAAAAACACTTTAGACCCACAAATTACGATGGAAACCTAGATGCAGAAACTTGGGCAATCTTAAAAGCTTTGCTTAAAAAATATAAATCTAAATAATTCATTTTTCTGGTATGAAAAAATTGCTCATTTGCAGTATTCTCATTTTAAGCTTAGCCTTAAAAGCTCAAAAAAACGCTCCATTGTATGTAAACGAAATTCAAATGCAGTGGGTAGACAGCTTGTCTCAACAAATGTCTCTAGACGAAAAAGTGGGACAGCTATTTATGGTTGCGGCTTACACCAACAAGGATTCGGTGCATGAAAAAGAAATCGAAAATTTGATTGCCAAAGAAAAAATAGGCGGATTGATTTTTATGCAAGATAATGCCGAAAAGCAAGTTGAGCTAGCCAATCATTACCAGAATTTATCCAAATATCCACTACTCATAGGCATGGACGCTGAGTGGGGGCTCGCCATGCGGCTTAAAAACACACATCGTTTCCCGTGGGCAATAACGCTCGGGGCGGTGCAAAACAACGATTTGGTATACCAAATGGGCAAAAAAATCGCCGAACATCTAGCCATGGTGGGAGCTCAGTTTAATTTTGCGCCAGACATTGATGTAAATGTAAATCCTAACAATCCAATCATTGGGAATCGCTCATTTGGCTCATCGCCTAAAAATGTGGCAGAAAAGGGATTTTATTACATGAAAGGCATGCAAGATCAGCGAATTTTGGCTTCTGCCAAGCACTTCCCTGGGCACGGCGACACCGACCAGGATTCGCACCAAACGCTACCCACCATCGCACACAGCAAAGCTCGCCTAGAAGCCATAGAATTGGCACCTTTCAAAGATTTGATACAGAAGGGAGTTACTGCCATTATGGTAGCACATTTGAATGTTCCTGCCTTTGAACAAGATCCTAAAAAACCTGCTTCGCTTTCAAAAAATATTGTAACTCATTTATTGAAAGAAAAAATGGGATTTCAGGGAATTATCATTACCGATGCGCTCAATATGAGTGGCGTGACCAAAAATTTCCCTGACGGAGAATCGGATTTTATCGCCTTTGAGGCTGGAAACGATATTTTGCTATTTTCTCAAGCAGTGGCAAAGGGCAAACAAAAAATTATAGACGCCATAAAATCTGGACAAATTTCTGAACAAAGATTAAATGAGAGTGTTCGCAAGATTTTAATGGCTAAATACTACTCGCATTTAAATCAAAGAAAACCTCTTTTTGCTGAAAATTTAATCCAAAAATTAAATGACAATGAAAGCAAAACACTTAATTATCAAATTTTTGAAAATGCCATGACGCTGCTCAAAAACGATAAAGCTCAATTACCTTTTTCTGCCAATGAGAAAATTGCTTGGCTCCCACTAGGAGAAGAAAATTACGAAATTTTAGCTCAAAATTTAGCACAATTAAACATTCAGCAAATTGGTAGAAATGAAAAAGATTTAAAGAAATTTGATAAAATCTTTATTTCTTTTCATGTTTCTAATGCCTCTGCATATGCTTCCTACAAAATCAGCGATGCAGACCGCAAATTGATTGAGGATTTAAGTCAAAAAAATAAGGTTTCGCTTGCCATTTTTGGTAGTCCTTATGCACTAAAAAATTTAGAAACACAAAATATCAAAAGCATCTTGGTCGCATACCAAAACCACCAAGATTGTCAGGAAATTGTGCCAGAAATCCTTTTCGGCAAGAAAAACACGCTGGGCAAATTGCCTGTAGATGTAAAAGATTTCCCTGTGGGTTCAGGGCTTAATTTATTAGAAATCAATATTGAATAAATTTGAGATGGAAGATTTTTTTATAGAACTTATTATACATTTTGTGTGGACAACCTTTCTTATCTGGTTTATAGGGTATTTGGTAGCCAGACTTTTAAAAATTAAAAGACCTATTATGTTTTCTATTGTGATTGCTATAATCGGTATTTTTTCAGTTCTTGGGTATTTTATACTAAATCTCAGATTCAGTCCATAAAAGATTTTAAATTTTTAAATTTGCCTAAAATTATTAAATCAATGAAAATAGGAATCGTCTGTTATCCCACCTATGGTGGGAGCGGAATCGTGGCAACAGAACTCGGTATGGAAATGGCTAAAAAAGGGCACCAAGTGCATTTTATAAGCTACAGCTTGCCAGCTCGTTTAGATGTCACTATTTCAAACATTACTTTTCATCAAGTACATATCAAGGAATACGAACTCTTCCATTACCAGCCTTATTCTCTTGCACTTAGCACACTTATTGTGGAAATCGCAGAGCGGCAAGGTTTGGATTTACTGCATGTGCATTATGCCATTCCGCATGCTTATGCGGCATACATTGCCAAGCAGATTTTAAAAGAAAGAGGGAAAGATTTGCCAATCATTACCACTTTGCATGGCACCGATATTACGCTTGTAGGGAAGCACCCATCGTATAAATCGGCAGTGGAGTTTAGCATCAATCAATCTGATGTGGTAACTACGGTTTCAGAAAGCTTAAAAAGAGATACTTACACGGTTTTTAATATTTCTAAACCGATTGAGGTGATTCCAAATTTTATAGACAATGAACTTTATAATGATTTGGGCGAATGTATCCGTAGCCACATTGCAGAACCAGATGAAAAGATTTTAATCCATGTATCGAATTTAAGAGCCGTAAAACGCGTAACCGATGTGGTGGAAGTGTTTTATCGTGTGCAGAAGGAAATCCCTTCCAAGCTCATTATTGTGGGCGAAGGTCCTGAATGGGACAATGCTCTACATTTAATCCAGAAATATAATTTGGACGACAAGGTGAAAAACTTTGGAAAAGTGAAAAACCTCAACCAAATTTTATGCACTTCGGATCTTTTTGTATTGCCTTCGGCACAAGAAAGTTTTGGATTGGCAGCACTTGAAGCCATGGCTGCGGGCGTGCCTGTTTTAAGCTCTGATGTGGGCGGAATCCCTGAGGTGAATATCGACCGAAAAACAGGCTATGTATGCAATATGGGTGATGTAGAGACCATGGCACAAAAGGCAATTGAACTTTTGAGCAATGATGAA
Coding sequences within:
- a CDS encoding glycoside hydrolase family 3 protein; translation: MKKLLICSILILSLALKAQKNAPLYVNEIQMQWVDSLSQQMSLDEKVGQLFMVAAYTNKDSVHEKEIENLIAKEKIGGLIFMQDNAEKQVELANHYQNLSKYPLLIGMDAEWGLAMRLKNTHRFPWAITLGAVQNNDLVYQMGKKIAEHLAMVGAQFNFAPDIDVNVNPNNPIIGNRSFGSSPKNVAEKGFYYMKGMQDQRILASAKHFPGHGDTDQDSHQTLPTIAHSKARLEAIELAPFKDLIQKGVTAIMVAHLNVPAFEQDPKKPASLSKNIVTHLLKEKMGFQGIIITDALNMSGVTKNFPDGESDFIAFEAGNDILLFSQAVAKGKQKIIDAIKSGQISEQRLNESVRKILMAKYYSHLNQRKPLFAENLIQKLNDNESKTLNYQIFENAMTLLKNDKAQLPFSANEKIAWLPLGEENYEILAQNLAQLNIQQIGRNEKDLKKFDKIFISFHVSNASAYASYKISDADRKLIEDLSQKNKVSLAIFGSPYALKNLETQNIKSILVAYQNHQDCQEIVPEILFGKKNTLGKLPVDVKDFPVGSGLNLLEINIE
- the bshA gene encoding N-acetyl-alpha-D-glucosaminyl L-malate synthase BshA; this encodes MKIGIVCYPTYGGSGIVATELGMEMAKKGHQVHFISYSLPARLDVTISNITFHQVHIKEYELFHYQPYSLALSTLIVEIAERQGLDLLHVHYAIPHAYAAYIAKQILKERGKDLPIITTLHGTDITLVGKHPSYKSAVEFSINQSDVVTTVSESLKRDTYTVFNISKPIEVIPNFIDNELYNDLGECIRSHIAEPDEKILIHVSNLRAVKRVTDVVEVFYRVQKEIPSKLIIVGEGPEWDNALHLIQKYNLDDKVKNFGKVKNLNQILCTSDLFVLPSAQESFGLAALEAMAAGVPVLSSDVGGIPEVNIDRKTGYVCNMGDVETMAQKAIELLSNDELLAEMKVNAKKRAHDFDIKNILPLYENLYQRVHEEF
- a CDS encoding N-acetylmuramoyl-L-alanine amidase, translating into MKNYWKKSLFILGALSIVSCTTTKHVKVVKTITKTDTIYVNPFKDVDVNNYVVAKPEGYTINNDYYPAVSQDFRQKFLILHYTALDTPKSLMVLSERNVSVHYVVNDYDDNQINALVSENKRAWHAGVSYWGGRTNLNDSSIGIEIVNMGNTYGEYQDFPDYQIKKVGALAKDIVSRYNIDPTHVLGHEDIAPQRKPDPGPKFPWKRLYDEYGVGAWYDEPTKIFYMNQFPEAQKDDMNFIADFQKDLATYGYEISPLGYWDEKSKKVVKAFQKHFRPTNYDGNLDAETWAILKALLKKYKSK
- a CDS encoding AAA family ATPase, giving the protein MDYIKIKGFKSIKDTYIEIAPINILIGANGSGKSNFISFFDFIHAIYNLKLNEYTALKGGGDKILHKGKKITNELSFKIEFDSGNNGYEVNMKFGDDGFVITRENLIYKQDNWIISTSSNETKLKYSTIFRAKYIKNYLNGFRRYHFHDTGKNSPFSNYSNIENDSYFFYTDGSNIGAFLYKILNEDKSTYKKIIKNIKSIAPYFSDFYLVPNKEKNIRLQWNDIYSDTIYGANDFSDGTLRYIALSILFLQPNLPHTIIIDEPELGLHPTAISKLSGMIKIAASKNCQIIIATQSADLIKYFNPENIIKVDQENGESNFKRLSNEELKIWLENYTLDDLWKRNLIQGGQVNYF
- the dapA gene encoding 4-hydroxy-tetrahydrodipicolinate synthase, which gives rise to MNKELIGTGVALVTPFLDNGEVDYQGLESLVNHAIDGGVEYLVVMGTTAEAATLTKEEKTEAIACINRANNGRVPMVLGIGGNNTREVIKQIESTDLTDYTAILSVSPYYNKPTQEGIYQHFKSIAESTEKDIILYNVPGRTGSNIEPATTIRLANDFENVVAIKEASPSYSQSASLLLNKPKDFLVLSGDDEYALPMTLAGGSGVISVIGQAMGEYTQMIRHALNREVDQAYEIFYKLLPLTRAIYKEGNPAGIKATLEHLNICDRNTRLPLIKASQQLSDEIKSYL
- a CDS encoding DUF4276 family protein: MKRILIICEGQTELEFCNKIIYRYLIKHDIFVSSTIIGKSGGIVVWETLKNQIEKFLFNDTNIYVTTLIDFYGIHSNHKFPNWEKIEIINNKFEFVRLIEQGMKENIDIKIQNRFVPYIQLHEFEALLFIDIKYFENIFTDDELIGENVIKHLIETNNNPETINNKKETSPSHLLLNHIKGYNKVVYGNILAEEIGIENITKKAIRFNSWINKLINIFSDNVLF